CCGGCAATTGAACGAGGGCATCAATCGTTGTGCCCACCTCATGCAGAAGCGGAGTATCAAGAAAGGTGAACGGGTCGCGGTCCTGCTCCTTAATTGCGTCGAATTCCTTGAGATCTATTTCGCGTCGGCGAAACTCGGTGCCATATTTGTTCCTCTGAACTGGCGGCTGGCGGGTCCTGAACTGGAATATCAGCTCAACAACTGCAGCGCCCGGATGCTTGTTTTTCACGATTCGTTCCTGGGAAGTGTGGACCTGATCCGGACCCGCCTGAAGGTCGAGGAGGACAAGTTCCTCTACCTGAGAAGTGGAAGTCCTGAACTTCCCGGCCTTGAACTGCCCCGGTGTCCCGATTGGGCCGGTGACTACCGGGAACTGGTCAGCGACCAGTCCGCGGAGGAACCGTCCCCCGACCAGCCGGTCACCATGGATGACCCGCTCGCGATTCTCTATACCTCGGGGGTGACCGGTGCTCCGAAAGGAGCCGTGCTCTCCCATCAGCAGACCTTTTTCAAGAATTTCCAGATCGGTCTCTTCATCGATGGTCATCCCACCGATGTGATCATCGCGCAGATGCCCCTCTTTCATTCCGGGGGCCTCTTTATCGTTACCACGCCCGCTCTGAGCATGGGAATGACGATCGTCATGCGCAGGGGGTTCGATCCAAATGAATTCGCCGAGGATATCCAGCGATACCGGGGCACCATCGTCTTTGCCCTGACCACCATGTGGCGCATGATCCTTGAAACGGGAAAACTGGACGAGATCGACTCGAGCAGCGTACGATGCGTTGTGGGCGGCGGCGAGCGCACACCCTTCAGCCTCTTCGAGGACCTTGCCGCGCGGGGTCTTTACATGCAGCAGGGATTCGGTCAGACGGAAAACTCGGCCATGATGGTGGTCCCGCGGGAAGACATACAGCGGAAACTCGGGTCGATCGGGAAGCCGGGATTTTTCACCGATATCTGGATCGCCGGTTCCAATGGGAGGCGGCTGCCGCCGGGTGAGATCGGAGAGATCGTGGCCCGCGGCCCCACCGTAATGAGCGGGTACTGGAACATGCCCGATGAGACGGCGCAGGTGATGGAAAACGGTGTCCTTCACACGGGCGATCTGGGATACATGGACGAAGAGGGATTTTATTACATTGTCGATCGGGCGAAGGATATGTACAGGAGCGGCGGCGAGAATGTTTATCCCGCCGAGGTCGAGAAGATACTCGCCCTCCACCCGAAGATCTCAATGGTGGCTATTATCGGGGTCTCCGATGACAAGTGGGGTGAAACGGGAATGGCCTTCATCGTTCCCGTTCGGGGTGAAAACCTGACGGAGGAAGAAGTTCTTGGTTTTCTCGACGGCAAGGTGGCCCGTTACAAGTACCCCACCAGGATCAGGTTCATGGATGAACTGCCGCTGACGGCGACCATGAAGGTGAAAAAGGGGGAATTGAAGAAACGGTATGCATGAGGCCTGCGCAAAGCGCGGCAAAGAGGTCCGGTCATGGATGACAGATATCGTGAAAGCCTGGAACGGGTAAGAAATATAAAAGCCGCGGCCCGGCAGGGCGGTGGTGATGAAAAGATCACCCGGCTCCATGAAAAGGGAAAAATGTCGGCCCGGGAACGGGTGGCATATCTCCTGGACGAGGAAAGTTTTGTGGAACACAACCTCGTGATCGGCCATCTGGAAGGTATTCCCGCAGACGGCCTTGTCGCGGGACACGGGACCATCGCGGGCAGGACGGTCTGTGTGTATGCGCAGGACACGACGGTCAGGGGCGGTTCCATCGGCCCCATGCACGGGTTCAAGATGTACCGGACCATTGAGTGGGCGCTCGACATGGGAGTTCCCTGCATCGGTATCCTCGATTCTCCGGGCGCCCGCGTACCGGACATGGATTCCCGCAGTGTTTTCGGCGAGGCCATGGAAAAACACGGTGGTGCCGTTTTCTATCCCAACACCCAGGCCTCGGGGTTGATTCCGCAGATTTCCGCCGTCATGGGGAGTTGCGCGGGAATATCCGTGTATTCACCGGCCCTGACGGACTTCATTTACATGGTGGACGGGCAGAGCCACATGTTTGTCACCGGTCCCGCCATCGTCGGTGTCGTGACGGGGGAAACCGTCACCAAGGATGAACTGGGCGGGGCCGAAATGCACTGCAGAAAATCGGGACTGGCGGACGGCAGGTTTCCCGGTGAACGGGAACTTCTGGATGCCGTCAAGGAACTACTGACCTACCTGCCGCAGAATGCCGATGAAAGCCCGGCAACTATTGATGCCGGTGATGACCCGGAACGATCGACGGAAGAACTGATCGACATCGTTCCTTCCTCGTCTTCGCGGGCATATGATGTACGCAAGGCCGTTTCCTGCATTGTCGACGGCGGTCGTTTTTTCGAGATCAAGGCCGAGTTCGCCCCGGAGGTAGTGGTGGGGTTTGCGCGGCTTGGCGGCATGGCGGTCGGGATCGTCGCCAACCAGCCGCGGGTGCTCGCGGGGTGCCTGACCGTGGACAGTTCGGACAAACAGACCCGGTTCATGCGGTTCTGTGACTGTTTCAATATCCCCCTGATCATGCTCGTCGATACTTCGGCCTATCTGCCGGGAAAGGACCAGGAACAGAAAGGCCTGATACGGCATGGCGCCAAGGTCCTCTACGCGCTCTGCGAATCGACGGTGCCCCGGATCGGACTCGTGATGCGCAAGGCTTACGGGGGTGGTAATCTGGGAATGGGCGTCATACCGGGCCAGACGGGAACCGACATGCTCTATTACTGGCCGACGGCCGAACTGGGTGTCATGGGGGCTCAGGCTTCGGTCGAGCTCTATTTCGGTGATGCCATTGCAAAGGCTGAAAATCCCGAGGAAATGCGGGAACAGCTCCTCTCGGCATACCGGGAACGGTACGCCAACCCGTTGCGGGAAGCCTCGGCGAATCCTTTCATCAATGATGTCATAGAACCCCGCGACACACGGCGGGCCCTTATCAGGTCCCTGCGATTCCTGTCGACGAAACGCCGACCGCCGCGGTACCCGAAGCGTCACGGGAACATGCCCGTGTGACCATCAGGTCCCCCATCACCTTTTCCAGAGGAAACAATCTTCCAGTTGGGGGCTGAAAAGAGGTACAAATCTGTAACCTTTCCCCGATTCATACGTTATAATGGCAACATGGACCGCTCCGGTGAATTTTACAGAGAGTACAGGGACAGGATCTTTTCCTATATCATGCGATTGACGGGAGATCACTATCTGTCCGGTGATATCATGCAGGAGAGTTTTACCCGGTATTACGCGCGATACGGGAAAGGAGAGAAGAATCCGAAGATCCTGTACAGGATCGCCAGGAACGTCCTTATCGATCACCTGAGAAAGAGGAAGATGGAAGAAGAGGTCGGGGATGATACTCCCGATCGTTCGGAAGACGCCGAAAGGCGGTACGTCGTGAAGGAAGAATATCAAAACGTGCTGAAAGCCATACAGAAACTGAACAAGGATGATCAAAACATTCTCGCCCTGGTACTGGACGGTGAGTTTTCATACCGCGATATTTCCGATATGACCGGTTTCAGCGAGACGAACGTCAAGGTTCGGGTTCACCGGGCGCGGGTGACGCTGAAAAAATTGATGATGGAAGGTGATGCATGAAGGATTATCTGATCAGCATGTTCATCGATGATGAAATGGATATTGACGAAAAAATGGAATTCGTCCGGCTGATCCACGAAGAAAGGCCGTTCAAGGATGAGACCGTCGGGCTTCTCTCACAGGAAAAGCTGCTGCGCTCGGACCTGATCGAGAATGCCCCCGCCTTTGTTCATAAAGGAAGCAAACGATTCCTCCTTCCCCGCTGGCGGAAGTTCTTCCTCCCGGCCGGTGTGCTTGGATCGGCCCTTGCCGCCGCTCTCCTGGTGGTGGTCCTTTTTTCGGTTTTCACGCCCCTTTCCGTGACGGAAAGGCCGCCGGTGGTTTCCCATCGCTTCGTCATCTATGAACCCGACGCAAATACTGTAGAGATCGCCGGCAGTTTCACGGACTGGAAAACACTTCCGCTCAAGCAGGTGGCGGAGAGCGGTTACTGGGAGATCACCCTTGACGTATCCGGGGGGGAGCATCGGTTTGTCTACATTCTTGACGGTGAACGGGAGTATGCCGACCCGACGGTCCTGGCACGGGAACGGGACGACTTCGGCGGCGAGAACTCTATCCTGCGCGTGGGGGTATAATGCTGAGCATGAAAATGAGCTGTTTCTTCATTCTTATTCCGGTGCTTCTCAGTGCTGGATGTTCCGTGCACTCCTATAAACTCACCGGTGACACGGTGCATCTCTATCTCAGGAAGGACACGGCTCGGGAAGTATATTTCGCGTCTTCACTGGATGGGTTTGTGCTCCATGAGGCACGAAAACGACCGGGCGGTGACTGGGAGATCGTTCTGCCCGGGGGAAATGTGGAATTCCGGTATTTCTATGTCGTGGATGGGGAGGTCTATGTGCCGGCGTGCCGGTTCAGGGAACGGGATGATCTCGGATCGGAAAACTGTCTCTATGTGCCGGGCATGTAACCGATCGTCGCGATGATCGTTACACTAGTAAACATGATTGAAAGGAATCGAGATATGAAAAAAATATGCGTTCTGGTGACACTGCTCTTCTTCTGCGCGGCACCGGCCTTTGGCGATGTGGTTCAGGACGGTCTTTCAGATCAGGCATCGGAGAGGATCATGAACGGCACCAGGGCCCTGATCGCTGCCGGGATGGATGAAGATGCAGCAGTACATCTGACACAGGCAATGATCGGAAGTCACATGAGCGAGGAACTGACATTGCGAGCCCAGGGGGTTTTGAAAGACGCGGCCTCGGAGGGATTGCCCCTGGAGCCGATCATGAACAAGGCGTATGAAGGCATGGCCAAGAAGGTTCATGCCGACAGGGTGGTCCGTGCGATGGAGGCGGTGCGTTCGCGGTACGCGTATGCCTATGAGAAGGTGGGGTTGCTTGTGCAGGAACGGTCACACCTGCGGTCGGCAGGCGATATTCTTGCCGACGGCCTTGCCGCCGGACTCGGTCCTGAAGATGCCCAGCGGCTCGTGACTCGACTGCGTGACATGAAACGGGACCGGACACAAGAGGAGGTTGAAGCATTGGCGGAGGAGACCTTCAGGACGACACGGGATATGGCCCGTGCCGGTGTCTCTTCGTCCCTTGCAACGGAGACGCTCATGCAGGCGCTGCAGCATCGTTTCGGTGTGAGGGAAATGGCCATGCTGAGAGCGTCCTTTATGAGAGGGATCGAACGATCGGAACCCAACCGGCTGGCGCAGAACTATGCTGCGAGGATCGGACGGGGAGAACAGGCCGGAAGTCTTGATTCATCCGGTTCCGGCTCCGGAAAGGGAACCGAATCTTCCGGCGGTTCGGGCAGCGGCGCATCCGGCGGTACGGGAGGTGGCAGCGGGTCCGGTAATAGCGGGTCTGACGGTGGAAATTCCGGAGGTCATGGAAATGGCGGTTCCGGGAAGGGCAGTGGAAGGAACTGAAAAATGCCGGTTCGGGTCGGAGTTCGCTACGGTGTGTACAGCACGACAAGACAGCGGGTCGGCTCGTCCGAGATGCTTTTCAGCTTGTGAGGTGTTTCGGAATTGAAGTGGATCGACTCGTGGGGTTTCAATTTGTGCGGCCGGCCTCCCAGGATCAGTTCGAGCTCGCCTTCCATCACGTAGATGAATTCTTCCCCTTCATGCTTGTACGCCACCGGTTTGTGAACCTGCCTCGGGTCGATGGTGACCATGAAGGAGCGGAGATGTTCATTTACGGCGCCCGGAGTGAGCGTCTGATATGAGTAGTTCTGGGTCCGTTTCGTGAATTGCTGTGCCCGCTGTTCCTTGATGACCGTTTTCTCGCTCTCATGAAGGAATGTGCTCGGGTCGATCTTCAACGCCCGGGAGAGACGGAGAAGAAAGGCGACGGACGGTGAGATCTCGTCCTTTTCGAACTGCTCGATGGATTCCGGCGACTGCCCGGTCGCCTGGGCGAGGGATTCTCTCGTCCATCCCTGCGATTCCCGAAGCTTCAGCAGCTTCTCACCGAAGCCCGAAAGCGGTCTTTCTCCCTCCTGGGTGACTTCCTGGAGGGTGTCCGCCAGCGTACGCATCAGGACCTGTTTCACCTTTGCCGTCAGCACCGGCAGAAAGGTCGCCGCGTCGGCGACGATGCCCACGTCGGCCACCTGAAAGATCGGCGCGTTGGGGTCGCGGTTGACGGCCATTATCGTCCCCGATTCCATGATGCCCGCCGTGTACTGGACGGCTCCCGAGGTGCCCGCCGACAGGAGAAGCCGCGGCCGGATGCGCTTGCCCGTCTGTCCGATGAGCCGGTCTTCCGTCACCCAGTGCTGGAGGATCGGCGGGCGCGTTGCGCCCACGTCGCCGCCCAAGGCGGCCGCAAGCTCCCGTACCATGCTGAATCCGTCGGCTGAACCGAGGCCCGCCCCCCCGACGACAACGACCTGAGCGTCCTCCAGGCGTTTCCGGTCCTTTGCCTCGTACGCACGTGAAAGCAGTTTGACTCCCCGCGGGGTTGCTAGATCCCTTACGGCGATCCGTTCTACCGTCCCCGGAACACCTTGTGTTTCAACGGGTTGAATACCCTGGGGTTGCACGGTGGCGAAGCCGGTATCCTGAAATTCCCCGGCATAGGTTATCTCGGCAAGGATCTCACCGCCCCAGGATGGACAGGCGGCAATGAAATCTCCGTCCTTGTACGTAAGGTCGATGCAGTCGGCGATCAGCCCGGTGGCACGAAGCCGGGCGATCCGGGCTGCCAGTTCCCGTCCGAAATCAGTAAGGGCGAAGAGGAACAGCAGGGGGGACGCCGATGCAACGGCATTGGACATGACGGGGGCATACAGGTCTGCCCGGGGATCTTCCAGCTTGGAATGGTCAAAGAGGTAAACCCTGTCCGCTCCATGGGAAAGGCAGTTCCGGGATGCCTCATCGACGGACAGGCAACCGAGCGCGTCTCCGGCGGCACGCTTTCCGGAATCCCCCGCAATGACCGCCGCCGTCTTTGCCGACGCCGTCCGGGCAAGCCTGCGGGCCTTGGCCATGACCTGGAGGCTCAGGTTGAAGTGCCGTTCGTTTCTCCTGTCGATGAACACCCAGATTTCCCGGTCTTTTCTTCTTCCCATCATGGCTTACCCGACCAATCCGGATTCCCCTATCAACTTGACCACCCGGTCGGCCTGTTCTTCCGTTGTTCCCTCGATGAATTCACACCGTCGCTCCCGTGAGACCCGTTTCATGGAAAGCACTTTCGTGGGAGAGCCAACGCTTCCCACCGAGGCGGAGGTGATCGGGATGTCATCGAGGGTCAGGATCTCAATACCTCTTTCGGAATATGCATCATCGATTCCCCTGAGGGGGATGTCCCGGGGTCGTACCGATGAAGGATCGATCGTGAGCACCGCCGGAAGCGCAACTTCATAGATCTCCCTGAATTCATCCATTTTCCGTTCAACCCGCAGGGTCTTCTTTCTTACCGCAAGGGAGCAGGCGCCGGTGACCAGCGGCAGGTTCAATGATACGGCCGTTTGGGGGCCGACCTGTCCCGTGTCGCTGTCAGCCGTTCTGGTGCCGAAGACGACCAGATCAAAGGGAGCCAGGGCCGTTATCGCCCCGGCGAGGGCCGTTGATGTGGCGAGCGTATCGGAATCGGCAAGACGCCGGTCGTTCAGAAGGACGCCCCGGTGAACGCCCATGGCCATGGCCTCGTAAAGCACGAAGGCACAGGATCCCGGTCCCATGGAAAGGGCCGTCACGGTGCCCTTGCGTTCCCCGGCGATCGTCAGCGCCGTCTCGAGTGCCACCCGGTCAAAGGGATTCATCTCTGCCGTGTCCGCCGTCCGGACGATCCCGTTGTCGGGTGCCTTCGTCAACACCGGCTTTATACAGGCGATAATGTGAAATCCCATGCAGTGTTCCTTCCTGCCGCCGGACCCGTCCGTTACTCGTATTCGCTCAGGACGGACCGCGCGATGACGATCTGATGAATTTCCGATGTTCCCTCGTAGATCCGGGTGACCCGTGCATCCCGGTAATATCGCTCCACGGCATAGGACTTCGAATAGCCGTAGCCGCCGTGGATCTGAACGGCCCTGTCCGTAACGGTGCTCGATATTTCCGAAGCATAGAGCTTTGCCATTGCCGAGGCCTGTGAAAAGGATTTCCCCTGGTCCCTCAGCAGCGCCGCCCGGTACACCATGAGCCGCGCCGCCTCGACCTGCGTCGCCATGTCCGCGAGCATCGCCTGTATGAACTGATGCTTTCCGATGGCGACCCCGAACTGCCGCCGCTGGGTGGCGTATCGCGATGATTCTTCGAGGGCCGCCTGTGCGATACCCACCGCCTGCGCGGCGATACCCACCCTGCCGGTGTCGAGGGCGACCATGCCGATGGTAAGCCCCATTCCCTCCGCTCCGAGCAGGTTGTTCATGGGTACTTTGCAGTCATAAAGGCGGATCGAGCTGACGGGGTTCGCGCGGACCCCGCAGAGGTCCTCCACATCACCGACGACGAAACCGGGAACACCCCGTTCGGCCACAACAACGCTGATCCCCCGTCGCCCCGCCGCCGGATCGGTCCGGGCGAAGATCAGGCAGATGTCGGCCACGCCGCCGTTGGTCACGAACACCTTGTTTGCGTTGATAACATATTGCGTGCCCTGCCGCAGGGCCGTCGACTCGATGCCCGCCGCGTCGGAACCGGCGTTCGGTTCCGTCAGGCAGAAGGCGCCGATCTTTTCGCCCCGGGCAAGAGGCGGTATCCACCGCTTCTTCTGTTCCTCCGTGCCGAATTGAAGGATGGGGTAGACGGCCACGCTGTTGTGGACGGTGACACAGAGACCGAGCGCTCCGCAGACACGCGATATTTCCTCGATGGTCACGGCGTAACTGAGGGAATCGAGACCCGCGCCGCCCAGGTCTTTCGGTACCTGTATGCCGAAGTACCCGAGCTTGCCCATCATTTCCACGACTTCCCAGGGGAACCGGGCTTCCTGGTCGATCTGGGCCGCGATGGGTCCAAGCTCCCTCTCGCAGAAGGACCGCACCGAACGGCGGAGGACCTGCTGTTTTTCCGTGAGAAAGGTGTTCATCCTTTCGGGCTTCCCTCTCCTTTATGGACAGAGCGGCACCCCCGGTGCCGCTGGATTTCACTGGTAAGGCGGGACGCTATCAGAATTTGTAAGGGGAGTCAATAATTTGGTGAGAGACGTTTTAAAATTGACAGGCCTTCAGTCTTCAATTATATTTCGCCGTCACCATTATTTATGGAAGACCCGTGTGTGAGCGGATAACGTGGCGAATTTTCTTGAGTTTCAGGATGTTTCGAAGCATTTCGGCAGCATCCGCGCCGTCGATCACGTATCGTTGTCGATCGGACAGGGAGAGTTTTTTTCCCTGCTCGGCCCGAGCGGGTGCGGTAAGACGACCCTGCTTCGCATTCTCGCCGGTTTCGAACGCCCCGACTCAGGGCGGGTCATTCTGAATGGTGAGGATATCACGTCGCTTCCGCCGAACCGGCGGAAGGTCAACACGATTTTCCAGAGTTACGCGCTCTTTCCCCATCTGACGGTTCGTGAGAATATCGCCTTTGGGCTCAAGCTTGAAAAACGGCCGAAGCGGGAGATCGAAAACGAGGTTGACCGGATGCTGGCCCTGGTTCAGATGGAAGATCAGGCCCAGAAGTATCCTGAAAAGATCAGCGGCGGCCAGAAGCAACGTGTCGCCATCGCCCGGGCGCTCATAAAAAGGCCCCGGGTGCTGCTGCTCGATGAGCCACTGGCGGCGCTTGACCTGAAACTGCGCCAGCGGATGCTCAT
This DNA window, taken from Deltaproteobacteria bacterium, encodes the following:
- a CDS encoding AMP-binding protein, with the translated sequence MSVQWGIGYIPYKRFLLSPDSTAIMYEDEAVTYRQLNEGINRCAHLMQKRSIKKGERVAVLLLNCVEFLEIYFASAKLGAIFVPLNWRLAGPELEYQLNNCSARMLVFHDSFLGSVDLIRTRLKVEEDKFLYLRSGSPELPGLELPRCPDWAGDYRELVSDQSAEEPSPDQPVTMDDPLAILYTSGVTGAPKGAVLSHQQTFFKNFQIGLFIDGHPTDVIIAQMPLFHSGGLFIVTTPALSMGMTIVMRRGFDPNEFAEDIQRYRGTIVFALTTMWRMILETGKLDEIDSSSVRCVVGGGERTPFSLFEDLAARGLYMQQGFGQTENSAMMVVPREDIQRKLGSIGKPGFFTDIWIAGSNGRRLPPGEIGEIVARGPTVMSGYWNMPDETAQVMENGVLHTGDLGYMDEEGFYYIVDRAKDMYRSGGENVYPAEVEKILALHPKISMVAIIGVSDDKWGETGMAFIVPVRGENLTEEEVLGFLDGKVARYKYPTRIRFMDELPLTATMKVKKGELKKRYA
- a CDS encoding acyl-CoA carboxylase subunit beta, translating into MDDRYRESLERVRNIKAAARQGGGDEKITRLHEKGKMSARERVAYLLDEESFVEHNLVIGHLEGIPADGLVAGHGTIAGRTVCVYAQDTTVRGGSIGPMHGFKMYRTIEWALDMGVPCIGILDSPGARVPDMDSRSVFGEAMEKHGGAVFYPNTQASGLIPQISAVMGSCAGISVYSPALTDFIYMVDGQSHMFVTGPAIVGVVTGETVTKDELGGAEMHCRKSGLADGRFPGERELLDAVKELLTYLPQNADESPATIDAGDDPERSTEELIDIVPSSSSRAYDVRKAVSCIVDGGRFFEIKAEFAPEVVVGFARLGGMAVGIVANQPRVLAGCLTVDSSDKQTRFMRFCDCFNIPLIMLVDTSAYLPGKDQEQKGLIRHGAKVLYALCESTVPRIGLVMRKAYGGGNLGMGVIPGQTGTDMLYYWPTAELGVMGAQASVELYFGDAIAKAENPEEMREQLLSAYRERYANPLREASANPFINDVIEPRDTRRALIRSLRFLSTKRRPPRYPKRHGNMPV
- a CDS encoding sigma-70 family RNA polymerase sigma factor produces the protein MDRSGEFYREYRDRIFSYIMRLTGDHYLSGDIMQESFTRYYARYGKGEKNPKILYRIARNVLIDHLRKRKMEEEVGDDTPDRSEDAERRYVVKEEYQNVLKAIQKLNKDDQNILALVLDGEFSYRDISDMTGFSETNVKVRVHRARVTLKKLMMEGDA
- a CDS encoding glycogen-binding domain-containing protein; the encoded protein is MKDYLISMFIDDEMDIDEKMEFVRLIHEERPFKDETVGLLSQEKLLRSDLIENAPAFVHKGSKRFLLPRWRKFFLPAGVLGSALAAALLVVVLFSVFTPLSVTERPPVVSHRFVIYEPDANTVEIAGSFTDWKTLPLKQVAESGYWEITLDVSGGEHRFVYILDGEREYADPTVLARERDDFGGENSILRVGV
- a CDS encoding FAD-binding protein; this encodes MGRRKDREIWVFIDRRNERHFNLSLQVMAKARRLARTASAKTAAVIAGDSGKRAAGDALGCLSVDEASRNCLSHGADRVYLFDHSKLEDPRADLYAPVMSNAVASASPLLFLFALTDFGRELAARIARLRATGLIADCIDLTYKDGDFIAACPSWGGEILAEITYAGEFQDTGFATVQPQGIQPVETQGVPGTVERIAVRDLATPRGVKLLSRAYEAKDRKRLEDAQVVVVGGAGLGSADGFSMVRELAAALGGDVGATRPPILQHWVTEDRLIGQTGKRIRPRLLLSAGTSGAVQYTAGIMESGTIMAVNRDPNAPIFQVADVGIVADAATFLPVLTAKVKQVLMRTLADTLQEVTQEGERPLSGFGEKLLKLRESQGWTRESLAQATGQSPESIEQFEKDEISPSVAFLLRLSRALKIDPSTFLHESEKTVIKEQRAQQFTKRTQNYSYQTLTPGAVNEHLRSFMVTIDPRQVHKPVAYKHEGEEFIYVMEGELELILGGRPHKLKPHESIHFNSETPHKLKSISDEPTRCLVVLYTP
- a CDS encoding electron transfer flavoprotein subunit beta/FixA family protein yields the protein MGFHIIACIKPVLTKAPDNGIVRTADTAEMNPFDRVALETALTIAGERKGTVTALSMGPGSCAFVLYEAMAMGVHRGVLLNDRRLADSDTLATSTALAGAITALAPFDLVVFGTRTADSDTGQVGPQTAVSLNLPLVTGACSLAVRKKTLRVERKMDEFREIYEVALPAVLTIDPSSVRPRDIPLRGIDDAYSERGIEILTLDDIPITSASVGSVGSPTKVLSMKRVSRERRCEFIEGTTEEQADRVVKLIGESGLVG
- a CDS encoding acyl-CoA dehydrogenase family protein; amino-acid sequence: MNTFLTEKQQVLRRSVRSFCERELGPIAAQIDQEARFPWEVVEMMGKLGYFGIQVPKDLGGAGLDSLSYAVTIEEISRVCGALGLCVTVHNSVAVYPILQFGTEEQKKRWIPPLARGEKIGAFCLTEPNAGSDAAGIESTALRQGTQYVINANKVFVTNGGVADICLIFARTDPAAGRRGISVVVAERGVPGFVVGDVEDLCGVRANPVSSIRLYDCKVPMNNLLGAEGMGLTIGMVALDTGRVGIAAQAVGIAQAALEESSRYATQRRQFGVAIGKHQFIQAMLADMATQVEAARLMVYRAALLRDQGKSFSQASAMAKLYASEISSTVTDRAVQIHGGYGYSKSYAVERYYRDARVTRIYEGTSEIHQIVIARSVLSEYE